Proteins encoded in a region of the Caldisericia bacterium genome:
- a CDS encoding polysaccharide deacetylase family protein, with protein MLLPFFFSCNNNPKINFSFVFPQDGDYVTKGELIIVEFSDLKDIKDLKITLFGENLTKNLEYEIKENRLYSSFPQEISDGEYKLITTFYIKEILFKKEINVILNSEIPIWENIIYPIYIRSGREITIESISSTPLKEIKAIFDDGTVLNLNYSKEKDIWQEKYTISNFVSEGSHIIKFEGIDLKGDKLEDTKIFYVINSDPVIYSPLDGLETTSNEISLFGFYEEDKNIVIYLNNKPYREIKVDPDGNFFTNLILLPGIYTIFAKDPESKFLGSSSLQEIKIKIFNEGLTVLCYHNVSNKGGNIYTITPEEFENQIKYIKEKGYKSISIEELYDYYINEKEIPKKSILITFDDGLKGVYEFAYPILKKYGFKATFFVIVGRVGRVNNYVTWENLKEMYESGVFSIGSHTFDSHKTHSSEGKFISIISKNGDNEGFESFKNRVLEDFKKSKEEIEKNVKNKVISFAYPYGEYSNDTIQFLKESGFIFGFTVYKGINLKRTSKFELKRYSIYRSTDIKQIIN; from the coding sequence TTGCTCCTCCCCTTCTTTTTTTCTTGTAATAATAATCCAAAGATAAACTTTAGTTTTGTTTTCCCCCAAGATGGAGATTATGTAACAAAAGGAGAACTTATAATTGTTGAATTTTCAGATCTAAAAGATATAAAAGACTTAAAAATAACTCTTTTTGGTGAAAATTTAACAAAAAATTTAGAATATGAAATAAAAGAAAATAGATTATACTCTTCTTTTCCACAAGAGATTTCTGATGGAGAATATAAATTAATAACAACTTTTTATATAAAAGAGATCTTATTTAAAAAGGAAATAAATGTAATATTAAACTCTGAAATTCCAATTTGGGAAAATATAATATACCCAATTTATATAAGATCTGGGAGAGAAATAACAATAGAATCTATATCTTCAACTCCATTAAAAGAGATAAAAGCTATTTTTGATGATGGAACAGTTTTAAATTTAAATTATTCAAAAGAAAAAGATATCTGGCAAGAAAAATACACAATTTCAAACTTCGTAAGCGAAGGAAGCCACATTATTAAGTTTGAAGGAATTGATCTAAAAGGAGATAAATTGGAAGATACAAAAATTTTTTATGTTATAAATTCAGATCCTGTTATATATTCTCCTCTTGATGGCCTTGAAACAACTTCAAATGAAATTTCTCTTTTTGGATTTTATGAAGAAGATAAAAACATAGTTATATATTTAAACAATAAACCATATAGAGAAATTAAGGTTGATCCTGATGGAAATTTTTTTACAAATTTAATTCTTTTACCTGGAATTTATACAATTTTTGCAAAAGATCCAGAATCAAAATTTCTGGGGTCATCTTCACTTCAAGAAATAAAAATAAAGATATTTAATGAAGGATTAACTGTATTATGCTATCACAATGTAAGTAATAAAGGTGGAAATATATATACAATTACTCCTGAGGAGTTTGAAAATCAGATAAAATATATAAAAGAAAAAGGTTATAAATCTATTTCAATTGAAGAACTTTATGATTATTATATTAATGAAAAAGAGATTCCTAAAAAAAGCATATTAATAACATTCGATGATGGCTTAAAAGGTGTTTATGAGTTTGCATATCCAATTTTAAAAAAATATGGTTTTAAAGCCACATTTTTTGTAATTGTAGGAAGAGTAGGGAGAGTAAATAATTATGTAACATGGGAAAATTTAAAAGAAATGTATGAAAGTGGTGTTTTTTCAATCGGTTCTCACACATTTGATTCCCACAAAACACATTCAAGTGAAGGAAAATTTATATCAATTATTTCAAAAAATGGCGACAATGAGGGCTTTGAAAGTTTTAAAAATAGAGTTCTAGAAGACTTTAAAAAATCAAAAGAAGAAATAGAAAAAAATGTTAAAAATAAAGTAATTTCATTTGCATATCCCTATGGAGAATATTCTAATGATACAATTCAATTTTTAAAAGAAAGTGGCTTTATATTTGGATTTACAGTTTATAAAGGAATAAATTTAAAAAGAACATCAAAATTTGAATTAAAAAGATATTCTATTTATAGAAGCACAGATATTAAACAAATAATAAACTAG
- a CDS encoding DUF998 domain-containing protein: protein MLKKINFFKKLKNCKLILISSIFLLIIIIILPFFTYEGYDFILNTVSRLGAQNTPYSIVINTAFFILGISIILEVFLNVRIKVYLFFLSLIGIGFILISFFNDAPILSGLEYNVLENQLHLIFAYSIYFVSVLFLLTITIFDKSNIKKLLSFITGINLSIFGIVIYNFQNYAGLIERFILFFSLVWLIIFIEIQRKENRKALK from the coding sequence ATGTTAAAAAAAATTAATTTTTTTAAAAAATTAAAAAATTGTAAATTAATTTTAATTAGTTCAATCTTTTTACTTATAATTATTATTATACTTCCTTTTTTTACATATGAAGGTTATGATTTTATACTTAATACTGTAAGCCGTTTAGGTGCACAAAATACACCTTATTCAATTGTTATTAATACAGCATTTTTTATTTTAGGTATTAGTATAATTTTAGAAGTTTTTTTAAATGTAAGAATAAAAGTTTATTTGTTTTTTTTAAGTTTGATTGGTATTGGTTTTATTTTAATATCATTTTTTAATGATGCTCCTATATTGTCTGGATTAGAATATAATGTTTTAGAAAATCAACTGCACTTAATTTTTGCTTATTCAATTTATTTTGTTTCTGTTTTATTTTTATTAACTATTACCATATTTGACAAATCAAATATTAAAAAATTATTAAGTTTTATTACAGGAATTAATCTCTCAATTTTTGGAATTGTAATTTATAATTTTCAAAATTATGCAGGTTTAATTGAAAGATTTATATTATTTTTTTCACTTGTATGGTTAATAATTTTTATTGAAATTCAAAGAAAGGAAAATAGAAAAGCGTTAAAATAA
- a CDS encoding RtcB family protein, with protein sequence MIEVGTIPGMNVPGIIYASDKMIPKILMDKSPIQVANVATLPGILKASMAMPDIHWGYGFPIGGVAGFDVEKGVISPGGVGYDINCGVRLLRTNFKKEEIQGKLEELLNKLFVNIPSGVGSSGKLRLGPRDLDDVMLKGVKWAIEKGYGRPEDLETIEEHGSMQGADPGAVSSRAKERGGPQLGTLGAGNHFLEIQVVEEVYNEEIAKVLGLFKGQITVLIHTGSRGLGHQVASDYIEVMLNAARKYGIKLVDKQLAAAPFTSPEAKRYFAAMVAAANYAWVNRQLITHWTRETFKEVFKKPDREMGLEIIYDVAHNIAKVEEHTINGKKIKVVVHRKGATRAFPPNHPEVPPQYKSIGQPVLVPGDMGRYSFVLVGTNKAMQETFGSTCHGAGRVMSRTEALREEDANEIIDTLGKRGIKVKAKSKETLVEESPEAYKDVQDVVDVLHEEGISIKVAKLKPIAVMKG encoded by the coding sequence ATGATTGAGGTTGGAACAATTCCTGGAATGAATGTACCAGGAATTATTTATGCATCTGATAAAATGATTCCAAAAATTTTAATGGATAAATCACCAATACAAGTTGCAAATGTTGCAACACTTCCAGGAATTCTTAAAGCATCCATGGCAATGCCAGATATTCATTGGGGCTATGGATTTCCAATTGGAGGAGTTGCTGGTTTTGATGTCGAAAAAGGAGTTATTTCACCTGGCGGTGTAGGATATGATATAAATTGTGGAGTTAGACTTTTAAGAACAAATTTTAAAAAAGAAGAAATACAAGGAAAATTAGAAGAACTTTTGAATAAATTATTTGTAAATATTCCTTCTGGAGTAGGTTCAAGTGGAAAACTTCGCTTAGGTCCAAGAGACCTTGATGATGTAATGTTAAAAGGAGTTAAATGGGCAATTGAAAAAGGTTATGGAAGGCCAGAAGATCTTGAAACAATTGAAGAGCATGGAAGTATGCAAGGTGCAGATCCTGGTGCAGTTTCAAGTAGAGCCAAAGAAAGAGGTGGACCTCAACTTGGAACACTTGGTGCAGGAAACCACTTTCTTGAGATTCAAGTTGTTGAAGAAGTTTATAATGAAGAAATTGCAAAAGTTTTAGGTTTATTTAAAGGACAAATAACAGTTTTAATTCATACAGGAAGCAGAGGACTTGGACATCAAGTAGCATCAGATTATATAGAAGTTATGTTAAATGCAGCAAGAAAATATGGAATTAAACTTGTTGATAAACAACTTGCAGCAGCACCATTTACATCTCCTGAAGCAAAAAGATATTTCGCAGCAATGGTTGCAGCAGCAAATTATGCATGGGTAAATAGACAACTAATAACTCACTGGACAAGAGAAACATTTAAAGAAGTTTTTAAAAAACCTGATAGAGAGATGGGTCTAGAGATAATTTATGATGTTGCACACAATATCGCAAAGGTCGAAGAGCACACCATAAATGGAAAGAAAATTAAAGTTGTTGTTCATAGAAAAGGTGCAACTAGAGCATTTCCACCAAATCACCCTGAAGTTCCTCCTCAATATAAATCAATAGGACAACCTGTTTTGGTACCAGGGGATATGGGAAGATACTCTTTTGTCCTTGTTGGAACTAATAAAGCAATGCAAGAAACATTTGGTTCAACCTGTCATGGAGCAGGAAGAGTTATGAGTAGAACTGAAGCATTAAGAGAAGAAGATGCAAATGAGATTATAGATACACTTGGGAAAAGAGGTATAAAAGTTAAAGCAAAAAGTAAAGAAACATTAGTTGAAGAATCACCAGAAGCATATAAAGATGTTCAAGATGTTGTTGATGTTTTACACGAGGAGGGAATATCAATAAAAGTTGCAAAATTAAAACCAATTGCAGTTATGAAAGGATAA
- the pruA gene encoding L-glutamate gamma-semialdehyde dehydrogenase, whose amino-acid sequence MKEFKNEPLVDFKNEENRKLMEEAIKKTESEFGKEYEMIIGGKRIKSNDKFKSINPSKKDEVIGLFQKGNEEHAEEALKVAWCTFKTWKYVNAEKRAEYLFKIADTLRKRRFEFNSYLILEVGKNWFEADADTAEAIDFCEYYAREALKYDKGQPVTQYDNEKDEMIYIPLGAGAVIPPWNFPLAILVGMTTSAIVTGNTVVLKPSSDAPLIATKFMEVLEEVGVPDGVVNLVTGPGSTVGEYLVKHPKTRFISFTGSKEVGLRIVEEAGKHREGQIWIKRVVAEMGGKNGIIVEDDANIDSAVQGCLHSAFGFQGQKCSALSRLFLHEKIYDEFLEKFVNKVKEIKIGPTKYFENYLGPVINESSFNKIMSYIEIGKKEGKLLLGGEPFENREGFFIKPTLFVDVDIKGRLMKEEIFGPVVGIVKYKNLDEAIDMFNDTEYGLTGAIYTKDKEKIERAKREMHCGNLYINRKCTGALVGVHPFGGFNMSGTDSKAGGPDYLLLFLQAKAIGHYLGE is encoded by the coding sequence ATGAAAGAGTTTAAAAATGAACCATTAGTTGACTTCAAAAATGAAGAGAACAGAAAATTAATGGAGGAGGCTATTAAAAAAACTGAGAGCGAGTTTGGAAAAGAGTATGAAATGATTATTGGGGGAAAAAGGATAAAATCAAATGATAAATTCAAATCAATAAACCCATCAAAGAAAGATGAAGTTATTGGGTTGTTCCAAAAAGGAAATGAAGAACACGCAGAAGAAGCATTAAAAGTTGCATGGTGTACATTTAAAACTTGGAAATATGTAAATGCTGAAAAAAGAGCAGAATATTTATTTAAAATTGCAGATACTCTAAGAAAAAGAAGGTTTGAATTTAATTCATATTTAATTTTAGAAGTTGGAAAAAATTGGTTTGAAGCAGATGCTGATACTGCTGAAGCAATAGATTTTTGTGAATATTATGCAAGAGAGGCTCTTAAATATGACAAAGGACAACCTGTGACTCAATATGATAATGAAAAAGATGAAATGATTTATATTCCTCTTGGTGCAGGTGCAGTTATTCCTCCTTGGAACTTTCCACTTGCTATTCTTGTAGGAATGACAACATCAGCGATTGTTACTGGAAATACTGTTGTTTTAAAACCCTCTAGTGATGCACCATTAATTGCAACAAAATTTATGGAAGTTTTAGAAGAGGTAGGAGTTCCAGATGGAGTTGTTAATCTTGTAACAGGTCCAGGCTCAACTGTAGGAGAATATTTAGTTAAACATCCAAAAACAAGATTTATATCATTTACTGGATCAAAAGAGGTTGGTCTTCGCATTGTTGAAGAAGCAGGAAAACATAGAGAAGGACAAATTTGGATTAAAAGAGTTGTTGCAGAAATGGGTGGAAAAAATGGAATAATAGTTGAAGATGATGCAAATATAGACAGTGCAGTTCAAGGATGTCTTCACTCTGCTTTTGGATTTCAAGGCCAAAAGTGTTCTGCATTATCAAGATTATTCTTACATGAAAAAATTTATGATGAATTTTTAGAGAAATTTGTAAATAAAGTTAAAGAGATAAAAATTGGACCAACAAAATATTTTGAAAATTATCTTGGACCAGTAATAAATGAATCATCATTTAATAAAATTATGTCATATATAGAAATAGGAAAAAAGGAAGGGAAATTACTTCTTGGTGGAGAACCATTTGAAAATAGAGAAGGATTTTTCATTAAACCAACTCTTTTTGTAGATGTTGATATTAAAGGAAGGTTAATGAAAGAAGAAATTTTTGGACCAGTTGTAGGAATTGTTAAATATAAAAATCTTGATGAAGCAATAGATATGTTTAATGATACTGAATATGGACTAACTGGTGCAATATATACAAAGGATAAAGAAAAAATAGAAAGAGCAAAAAGAGAAATGCATTGTGGTAATCTTTATATTAATAGAAAATGTACTGGTGCTCTTGTTGGAGTTCATCCTTTTGGAGGTTTTAATATGTCTGGAACAGATTCCAAAGCAGGAGGACCAGATTACCTCCTTTTATTTTTACAGGCAAAAGCAATAGGACATTATTTAGGTGAATAA